A single window of Achromobacter xylosoxidans DNA harbors:
- a CDS encoding TonB-dependent receptor, whose translation MPVFPVPRRLTLGAALALMVPVATLHAEPAQLPAISVEGANADDPRVPEVTTATRTQTAARYVPQAIDSVKVENLRNYGINTLGEALSGIPNVSNASDTRFDSLRIRGFDASNDFYLDGIRDDSQYVRDLHNIERIEVLKGPAAVLYGRGSQGGIVNRVSKAPQPGRESTLEAVAGSWDLRSFYGDLSADPGQDVSVRLNIGQEDSNSFRHKIGGTRQLVAPSLNWRITPDLDWLVQYEYSRYDRTPDRGIPSVNGRPADVGRSIVYGDPDRDYIDDRAQSFRSRLAYSVAPGWQLRYTLGVFALDSKFDNTYLTGYSAATGKVSRTRWQQDLTTRSINNNLEAEGLFHTGSVEHRVLFGVEVANQDRTPDLYTTLARGPGAQPVPALDLYDPDLSRQHDGAMTLSSSARHKTRSQGYYVQDQIKLDDAWQVLLGLRMDRFSVDSTNRMLDLSARRDSRGVSPRAGVVWTPLRDHSFYASYSKTFSPVGGSLIGITPNARGNTNDVDPEHTRQYEVGVKSDWLDGQLSTTLALYQLELYNRRTTDPVDPTLVLLTGKQRSRGIELTAAGRLAGNWYLRGGIGLQNAAIVQDNNGLAGNRVSNVARRNGSVFLTYKPAEGLYGETGLTFVGQRYADNANTAVLPGYATWDALVGYRVGQWDWRLAVRNITDKTYYVSATSAGQIRVGEPRTVIATAQYRF comes from the coding sequence ATGCCCGTTTTTCCTGTACCGCGCCGCCTCACGCTTGGGGCCGCGCTGGCCTTGATGGTCCCCGTTGCCACGCTCCACGCCGAACCCGCGCAGCTTCCCGCCATCAGTGTCGAAGGCGCCAACGCCGACGATCCGCGGGTGCCCGAAGTCACCACCGCCACCCGCACCCAGACCGCCGCGCGCTACGTGCCGCAGGCCATCGACAGCGTCAAGGTCGAGAACCTGCGGAACTACGGCATCAATACGCTGGGCGAAGCCTTGTCCGGCATCCCCAACGTCAGCAACGCCTCCGACACCCGTTTCGATTCGCTGCGCATCCGCGGCTTCGACGCCAGCAACGATTTCTACCTGGACGGCATCCGCGACGACAGCCAGTACGTGCGCGACCTGCACAACATCGAGCGGATCGAGGTGCTCAAGGGCCCGGCGGCGGTGCTGTATGGCCGCGGCAGCCAGGGCGGCATCGTCAACCGCGTCAGCAAGGCGCCGCAGCCCGGGCGCGAATCGACGCTCGAGGCCGTGGCCGGCAGCTGGGACCTGCGCAGCTTCTACGGCGACCTGAGCGCCGACCCCGGCCAGGACGTCAGCGTGCGCCTGAACATCGGCCAGGAAGACAGCAACAGCTTCCGCCACAAGATCGGCGGCACTCGCCAACTGGTGGCGCCGTCGCTGAACTGGCGCATCACGCCCGACCTGGACTGGCTGGTGCAGTACGAGTACAGCCGCTACGACCGCACCCCAGACCGCGGCATCCCCAGCGTCAACGGCCGGCCGGCCGACGTCGGCCGCTCGATCGTCTACGGCGACCCCGACCGCGACTACATCGACGACCGCGCGCAATCGTTCCGCTCGCGGCTGGCCTACAGCGTGGCGCCGGGCTGGCAACTGCGCTACACGCTGGGCGTGTTCGCGCTGGACAGCAAGTTCGACAATACCTACCTGACCGGCTACAGCGCCGCCACCGGCAAGGTCAGCCGCACCCGCTGGCAACAGGACCTGACCACGCGCAGCATCAACAACAACCTTGAAGCCGAGGGCCTGTTCCACACGGGAAGCGTCGAGCATCGGGTTTTGTTCGGCGTGGAAGTGGCGAACCAGGACCGCACGCCCGATCTCTACACCACGCTGGCGCGGGGACCGGGCGCGCAACCGGTGCCGGCGCTGGACCTGTACGATCCGGACCTGTCGCGGCAGCACGACGGCGCCATGACGCTCAGCAGTTCGGCCCGCCACAAGACCCGCAGCCAGGGCTACTACGTGCAGGACCAGATCAAGCTGGACGACGCCTGGCAGGTGTTGCTGGGCCTGCGCATGGACCGCTTCAGCGTCGATTCGACCAATCGCATGCTCGACCTCTCGGCCCGCCGCGACAGCCGTGGCGTGAGCCCGCGCGCCGGGGTGGTGTGGACGCCGCTGCGCGACCATTCCTTCTACGCCTCGTACAGCAAGACCTTCTCGCCCGTGGGCGGCAGCCTGATCGGCATCACGCCGAACGCGCGCGGCAACACCAACGACGTCGACCCCGAACACACGCGCCAATACGAAGTGGGCGTCAAGAGCGATTGGCTCGACGGGCAGTTGAGCACCACGCTCGCGCTGTACCAGTTGGAACTCTACAACCGTCGCACCACCGATCCGGTCGATCCGACCCTCGTGCTGCTGACCGGCAAGCAGCGCTCGCGCGGCATCGAGCTCACGGCCGCCGGACGGCTCGCGGGCAACTGGTACCTGCGCGGCGGCATCGGCCTGCAGAACGCCGCCATCGTTCAGGACAACAACGGCCTGGCCGGCAACCGCGTCAGCAACGTGGCGCGGCGCAACGGCAGCGTATTCCTGACCTACAAGCCGGCCGAGGGCCTGTACGGCGAAACCGGCCTGACCTTTGTCGGCCAGCGCTACGCCGACAACGCCAACACCGCGGTATTGCCCGGCTACGCCACCTGGGACGCGCTGGTCGGCTACCGCGTCGGCCAGTGGGACTGGCGCCTGGCGGTGCGCAACATCACCGACAAGACCTACTACGTCTCGGCCACCAGCGCCGGCCAGATCCGCGTGGGCGAGCCGCGCACGGTGATCGCCACGGCGCAGTATCGGTTCTGA
- a CDS encoding crotonase/enoyl-CoA hydratase family protein has translation MNQLIHPDCHPFTAAGNLKQVSAFYEEGRRVMWMMLRAQPRPCFNHELIDEIMTLARAAKDSGLPIDFWVTGSLVPQIYNVGGDLNFFAEAIRTGRREALRAYARACVDCVHAATRGFDTGAVSLAMIEGTALGGGFEAALAHHFVLAQNNARMGFPEMAFNLFPGMGGYSLVARRSGMKLAEELIGSGESHTAEWFQARGLVDVLFEPGDAYKATRTFIDVMRPKLNGMRAMLRARQRVLQLTRSELMDITEDWVDAAFSIDPKDRAYMERLVMAQNRRSPAGPDGLIDATMH, from the coding sequence ATGAATCAACTCATTCATCCGGACTGCCATCCCTTTACCGCCGCAGGCAATTTGAAGCAAGTCTCCGCGTTCTATGAGGAAGGACGACGTGTCATGTGGATGATGCTGCGCGCCCAGCCGCGCCCCTGCTTTAACCATGAACTGATCGACGAAATCATGACCCTGGCGCGCGCCGCCAAGGACTCCGGCCTGCCCATCGACTTCTGGGTCACGGGCTCGCTGGTGCCGCAGATCTACAACGTCGGCGGCGACCTCAACTTCTTCGCCGAAGCCATCCGCACCGGCCGCCGCGAGGCGCTGCGCGCCTACGCCCGCGCCTGCGTCGATTGCGTGCATGCGGCCACCCGCGGCTTCGACACCGGCGCGGTGTCGCTGGCCATGATCGAAGGCACGGCGCTGGGCGGCGGCTTCGAGGCGGCGCTGGCGCACCACTTCGTGCTGGCGCAGAACAACGCCCGCATGGGCTTTCCCGAAATGGCCTTCAACCTGTTCCCGGGCATGGGCGGCTATTCGCTGGTGGCGCGGCGCTCGGGCATGAAGCTGGCCGAGGAATTGATCGGCAGCGGCGAATCGCACACCGCCGAATGGTTCCAGGCGCGCGGCCTGGTGGACGTGCTGTTCGAGCCGGGCGACGCCTACAAGGCCACCCGCACCTTCATCGACGTGATGCGGCCCAAGCTGAACGGCATGCGCGCCATGCTGCGGGCGCGCCAGCGGGTGCTGCAGCTGACGCGCTCGGAACTGATGGATATCACCGAGGACTGGGTCGACGCCGCCTTCTCGATCGATCCGAAGGACCGCGCCTACATGGAACGGCTGGTGATGGCGCAGAACCGGCGCTCGCCCGCGGGTCCCGATGGCCTGATCGACGCGACCATGCATTGA
- the pdeR gene encoding cyclic di-GMP phosphodiesterase, translating into MTETQDEKSILYLHFGTPSPYWRLAADSDAIELSAVKGATNIAMALKPEQAQAIRALTGITASLRIDIVLYGDPIQLRLVGRKINPNEWAGTASAHSDTDSVARDLVEGLSFAETVVSEANSVIVIVDQHGRVQRFNKVSEEYTGKREQDIVGRSVFDMFMTREEAAASRRNIAEFYKRGQSYEVERLINTVKGPRLFLFRNKFVTSGSGEKRVYLICSGTDITEERQAQERLRVLANTDVLTNLPNRHAITTRLKTALAEGEGARGGVLFLDLDNFKRINDHYGHGFGDRLLKSVSVAISSCLAPGQTLARLGGDEFLVLQEHAEAWQLEATAGRIIERLREPFRQELIEVYTSCSIGIAMYPEHGDDLDSVVRSADIAMYVAKEAGRHTYRVFQPEMDRRNADYVWLDTNLRKALAEGHLMLYYQPKLAGRGGEVDGVEALLRWRSPERGMICPSVFIPYAEESGLISQLGVWVMREAARQAAAWKRDGLDLRVAINMSARQLDDKGVVSEFMRAVGDAGLAPCLLDIELTESCLIEDEVAAIELMKQFRQLGARVHLDDFGTGYSSLSQLARIPLDAIKLDASFVRGVNENPVSQALARAIVAVARTLELQVIAEGVETQEETAFLDTLGVDAKQGYLYAKPMPAAELTTWLAQRRRLHLIA; encoded by the coding sequence ATGACTGAGACTCAGGACGAAAAATCGATCCTGTACCTGCATTTCGGTACGCCGAGCCCCTATTGGAGGCTGGCGGCGGACAGCGACGCGATCGAACTATCCGCGGTCAAGGGCGCCACCAACATCGCGATGGCGCTCAAGCCCGAGCAGGCGCAGGCCATCCGCGCCCTGACCGGCATCACCGCCAGCCTGCGCATCGACATCGTCCTGTACGGCGATCCGATACAGCTGCGGCTGGTCGGCCGCAAGATCAATCCCAACGAATGGGCCGGCACGGCCTCGGCGCACAGCGACACGGACTCGGTGGCGCGCGACCTGGTCGAAGGCCTGTCGTTCGCCGAGACGGTGGTGTCCGAGGCCAACTCGGTCATCGTCATCGTCGACCAGCACGGGCGCGTGCAGCGCTTCAACAAGGTCAGCGAGGAATACACCGGCAAGCGCGAGCAGGACATCGTCGGGCGCAGCGTGTTCGACATGTTCATGACGCGCGAGGAGGCCGCCGCCTCGCGCCGCAACATCGCCGAGTTCTACAAGCGCGGGCAGTCCTATGAGGTCGAGCGCCTGATCAACACGGTCAAGGGCCCGCGCCTGTTCCTGTTCCGCAACAAGTTCGTCACCAGCGGCAGCGGCGAAAAGCGCGTCTACCTGATCTGCTCGGGCACCGACATCACCGAGGAACGCCAGGCGCAGGAGCGCTTGCGGGTGCTGGCCAACACCGACGTGCTGACCAACCTGCCCAACCGACACGCCATCACCACGCGCCTGAAGACGGCGCTGGCCGAAGGCGAGGGCGCGCGCGGCGGCGTGCTGTTCCTGGACCTGGACAACTTCAAGCGCATCAACGACCACTACGGCCACGGCTTCGGCGACCGCCTGCTCAAGTCGGTGTCGGTGGCCATTTCCAGCTGCCTGGCGCCCGGCCAGACGCTGGCGCGGCTGGGCGGCGACGAATTCCTGGTGCTGCAGGAACACGCCGAGGCGTGGCAGCTGGAGGCCACCGCCGGCCGCATCATCGAACGCCTGCGCGAGCCGTTCCGCCAGGAATTGATCGAGGTCTACACCAGCTGCTCCATCGGCATCGCCATGTATCCCGAGCATGGCGACGACCTGGACAGCGTGGTGCGTAGCGCCGATATCGCCATGTACGTGGCCAAGGAGGCCGGGCGCCACACCTATCGGGTGTTCCAGCCCGAAATGGACCGCCGCAACGCCGACTACGTCTGGCTCGACACCAACCTGCGCAAGGCCCTGGCCGAAGGCCACCTGATGCTGTACTACCAGCCCAAGCTGGCCGGGCGCGGCGGCGAGGTCGACGGGGTCGAGGCGCTGCTGCGCTGGCGTTCGCCCGAACGCGGCATGATCTGCCCCAGCGTCTTCATTCCCTACGCGGAAGAGTCCGGCCTGATCTCGCAGCTGGGCGTGTGGGTGATGCGCGAGGCCGCGCGCCAGGCCGCGGCATGGAAGCGCGACGGGCTGGACCTGCGTGTCGCGATCAACATGTCGGCGCGGCAGCTGGACGACAAGGGCGTGGTCAGTGAATTCATGCGGGCGGTCGGCGACGCCGGCCTGGCCCCCTGCCTGCTGGACATCGAGCTGACCGAGAGCTGCCTGATCGAGGACGAAGTCGCGGCGATCGAGCTGATGAAGCAGTTCCGCCAGCTGGGCGCGCGCGTCCACCTGGACGACTTCGGCACCGGCTATTCGTCGCTGTCGCAGCTGGCCCGCATTCCGCTGGACGCGATCAAGCTGGACGCCAGCTTCGTGCGCGGCGTCAACGAGAACCCGGTGTCGCAGGCGCTGGCGCGGGCCATCGTGGCGGTGGCCCGCACGCTCGAACTCCAGGTGATCGCCGAGGGCGTCGAGACCCAGGAGGAAACCGCCTTCCTGGACACGCTGGGGGTGGACGCCAAGCAGGGCTACCTGTACGCCAAGCCCATGCCGGCGGCCGAACTGACCACTTGGCTGGCGCAGCGGCGCCGGCTGCATCTGATCGCCTGA
- a CDS encoding Bug family tripartite tricarboxylate transporter substrate binding protein yields the protein MTRSPQRSRMRRFAACCALALGTAASAVQADDAYPGKPITIVVPFSPGSATDTSARILTEKLGPRLGVPIVIENKPGASGTIGSSTAARAAPDGYTLILTSSSTHSATPALFRKLPYDPTGDFIHVIRIATIPMMLVVRADSPYGSVSQLVQATRAKPLNYAYGSPTSQIAGATFNSVAGAAANAVPYKSQPPAVTDLLGGHVDYLFADLSVVTSFMHSGKLKGIAFTGQARSKDFPDVPTLAELGYRNFDLVVWVGVAAPKDTPAPVVERLNREITRILSEPDSIAKFETLGMQVAPNTLAEHRAFAQSQRQIWTQRAIDAKIEPQ from the coding sequence ATGACCCGATCCCCGCAACGCAGCCGCATGCGCCGGTTCGCCGCCTGCTGCGCCCTGGCCCTGGGCACAGCAGCCAGCGCCGTCCAGGCCGACGACGCCTACCCCGGCAAGCCCATCACCATCGTGGTGCCGTTCTCGCCCGGCAGCGCCACCGACACCAGCGCCCGCATCCTCACGGAAAAGCTCGGCCCGCGCCTGGGCGTGCCGATCGTGATCGAGAACAAGCCCGGCGCGTCCGGCACCATCGGTTCGTCCACCGCCGCGCGCGCCGCGCCCGACGGCTACACCCTGATCCTGACCAGCAGCTCGACGCACTCGGCCACGCCCGCCCTGTTCCGCAAGCTGCCCTACGACCCTACCGGCGACTTCATCCACGTCATCCGCATCGCCACCATTCCCATGATGCTGGTGGTGCGCGCCGATTCCCCCTACGGCTCGGTGTCGCAGCTGGTGCAGGCCACCCGCGCCAAGCCGCTGAACTATGCCTACGGCTCGCCCACCAGCCAGATCGCCGGGGCCACCTTCAACAGCGTCGCCGGCGCCGCCGCCAACGCCGTGCCCTACAAGAGCCAGCCGCCCGCCGTCACCGACCTATTGGGCGGCCACGTCGATTACCTGTTCGCCGACCTGTCGGTGGTGACCTCGTTCATGCACAGCGGCAAGCTCAAGGGCATCGCCTTCACCGGCCAGGCGCGTTCCAAGGACTTCCCCGACGTGCCGACGCTGGCAGAACTGGGCTACCGGAATTTCGACCTGGTGGTGTGGGTGGGCGTGGCCGCGCCCAAGGACACGCCGGCTCCGGTGGTCGAGCGCCTGAACCGCGAAATCACGCGCATCCTGAGCGAGCCCGACAGCATCGCCAAGTTCGAGACGCTGGGCATGCAGGTCGCGCCCAACACGCTGGCCGAACACCGCGCCTTCGCGCAATCGCAACGCCAGATCTGGACCCAGCGCGCGATCGACGCGAAGATCGAACCGCAATAA
- a CDS encoding DNA-binding protein has product MRSKPHDEAMVEVYRSDPALALETINSILADGDQGELLVVLRQMTQAFGGMQAVAEQARLNPTQLYRTLSPKGNPSLASLLAILKAMGLRLAVMPLANAAAPVRMG; this is encoded by the coding sequence ATGAGAAGCAAGCCCCATGATGAAGCAATGGTCGAGGTCTATCGCAGCGACCCCGCCCTTGCGCTGGAGACGATCAACAGCATCCTGGCCGATGGCGACCAGGGCGAATTGCTGGTGGTGCTGCGCCAGATGACCCAGGCGTTCGGCGGCATGCAGGCCGTGGCGGAGCAGGCGCGGCTGAATCCGACGCAGCTCTACCGCACGCTGTCGCCCAAGGGCAACCCATCGCTGGCCAGCCTGCTGGCGATTCTCAAGGCGATGGGCCTGCGGCTGGCCGTGATGCCGCTGGCCAACGCGGCGGCCCCGGTCCGGATGGGCTGA
- a CDS encoding type II toxin-antitoxin system RelE/ParE family toxin, with protein MYRIEHYLTPGKLKDSYATWLRGLRGMRDKVAVIRRVARLASGNFGDHRFCREGVWELRIDTGPGLRVYYALSGERLVLLLAGGSKRRQDADIHRAVEYWHDWQRRTDDEKQAP; from the coding sequence ATGTACCGAATCGAACACTACCTCACCCCTGGAAAACTCAAGGATTCCTATGCCACCTGGCTACGCGGCCTGCGCGGCATGCGCGACAAGGTGGCGGTCATCCGCCGTGTGGCGCGTCTGGCATCGGGGAATTTCGGCGATCACCGGTTCTGCCGCGAGGGCGTGTGGGAATTACGTATCGATACGGGGCCGGGCCTGCGTGTCTACTACGCGCTGTCCGGTGAACGGCTGGTGTTGTTGCTGGCCGGAGGCAGCAAGCGCAGGCAGGATGCCGACATCCACCGCGCGGTGGAATATTGGCATGACTGGCAACGGAGAACGGATGATGAGAAGCAAGCCCCATGA
- a CDS encoding tripartite tricarboxylate transporter substrate binding protein codes for MSDLRLRPRRALLLSLLALCTGAAAPAVAADAYPDKPIRLIVPYPPGGATDVIGRVLAQELTGALGQSVIVENRAGAAGNIGADQVAKAQPDGYTLLMGALTSHSINAALYRGRVTYDVEKSFAPVSIVGTVPLVFVVNPSVQANDLKQLIALAKSRPGYVTMASAGNGSPQHLAGEMFKRTAGVDILHVPYKGSGPAMTDLMGGQVLSMIETVPASQASIKAGKLRALAVTSAQRVEALPDVPTAAEAGLPGFEVSSMFGIVAPAGTPAPVIDRLNGELKKILAKPAVKASLLNQGAIAEWTSPADAGARVSAEVARWTKVIDEAGVKPE; via the coding sequence ATGTCAGACCTGCGTCTGCGGCCCCGCCGCGCCTTGCTGCTTTCCCTGTTGGCCTTGTGTACCGGCGCCGCGGCGCCCGCCGTGGCCGCCGACGCCTATCCCGACAAGCCCATCCGCCTGATCGTGCCGTACCCGCCCGGGGGCGCCACCGACGTGATCGGCCGCGTGCTGGCGCAGGAACTGACCGGCGCGCTGGGCCAGTCGGTGATCGTCGAAAACCGCGCCGGCGCCGCCGGCAACATCGGCGCCGACCAGGTCGCCAAGGCCCAGCCCGACGGCTATACGCTACTGATGGGCGCGCTAACCAGCCATTCGATCAACGCGGCGCTGTACCGCGGCCGCGTCACCTACGACGTGGAAAAGAGCTTCGCGCCGGTGTCCATCGTCGGCACCGTGCCGCTGGTGTTCGTGGTCAACCCCTCGGTGCAGGCCAATGACCTGAAGCAGTTGATCGCGCTGGCCAAGTCGCGCCCGGGCTACGTCACCATGGCGTCGGCCGGCAACGGTTCGCCGCAGCATCTGGCCGGCGAGATGTTCAAGCGCACCGCCGGCGTGGACATCCTGCATGTGCCCTACAAGGGCAGCGGCCCGGCCATGACCGACCTGATGGGCGGCCAGGTGCTCAGCATGATCGAGACCGTGCCGGCCTCGCAGGCCAGCATCAAGGCCGGCAAGCTGCGCGCGCTGGCGGTGACTTCGGCGCAACGCGTCGAGGCGCTGCCGGACGTGCCGACCGCGGCCGAAGCCGGCCTGCCGGGCTTCGAGGTCAGCTCCATGTTCGGCATCGTCGCGCCGGCCGGCACGCCGGCGCCGGTGATCGACCGCCTGAACGGCGAGCTCAAGAAGATCCTGGCCAAGCCGGCGGTCAAGGCTTCGCTGCTGAACCAGGGCGCCATTGCCGAATGGACCAGCCCGGCCGATGCCGGCGCGCGCGTGTCGGCCGAGGTGGCGCGCTGGACCAAGGTCATCGACGAGGCCGGGGTCAAGCCCGAGTAA
- a CDS encoding CaiB/BaiF CoA transferase family protein, which translates to MTAAVPAAGPLAGVRVIDMTSVGMGPYATQILGDMGAEIIKIEAPEGDVFRASAPAASPGMGAVYLNLNRNKRSVTLNAKDPDDLRRLLRLVDDADVFISNVRPRALARIGLDAASLRARNPRLVYCSAVGFGQDGPYAAQPAFDDIIQAMSGLADLQGRNSGAPAYINTIMADKVAGLTLAYAIPMALYEREKSGLGQAIEVPMFETLVSFTLIEHLGGRTFEPPRGGMGYSRVLSPERRPYRTRDGFLALLPYTDAQWRRFFTLAERADLAADPRYASARTRAGNFDALYRDLADIVALRSTEDWLALLANADIPHSRVNPPEALFDDPHLAATGFFQRVEHPTEGTLTATAIPVRFSRTPGSIRRLAPRQDADRDMLDPD; encoded by the coding sequence ATGACGGCGGCTGTCCCGGCCGCCGGCCCACTGGCCGGCGTGCGCGTGATCGACATGACCTCGGTCGGCATGGGCCCCTACGCCACCCAGATCCTGGGCGACATGGGCGCCGAGATCATCAAGATCGAAGCGCCCGAGGGCGACGTGTTCCGCGCCTCGGCGCCGGCCGCCTCGCCCGGCATGGGCGCCGTCTACCTGAACCTGAACCGCAACAAACGCAGCGTCACCCTGAACGCCAAGGACCCGGACGACCTGCGCCGCCTGCTGCGGCTGGTCGACGATGCCGACGTCTTCATCTCCAACGTGCGCCCGCGCGCGCTGGCGCGGATCGGCCTGGACGCCGCCAGCCTGCGCGCGCGCAACCCGCGCCTGGTCTATTGCTCGGCGGTGGGATTCGGCCAGGACGGTCCCTACGCCGCCCAGCCGGCCTTCGACGACATCATCCAGGCCATGAGCGGCCTGGCCGACCTGCAGGGCCGCAACAGCGGCGCGCCGGCCTACATCAACACCATCATGGCCGACAAGGTGGCCGGGCTGACACTGGCCTACGCCATCCCGATGGCGCTGTACGAGCGCGAGAAATCCGGCCTGGGCCAGGCGATCGAGGTGCCCATGTTCGAGACGCTGGTGTCCTTCACGTTGATCGAGCATCTGGGCGGGCGCACCTTCGAACCGCCGCGCGGCGGCATGGGCTACAGCCGCGTGCTGTCGCCCGAGCGCCGGCCCTACCGCACCCGCGACGGCTTCCTGGCGCTGCTGCCGTATACCGATGCCCAATGGCGGCGCTTCTTCACCCTGGCCGAACGCGCCGACCTGGCCGCCGATCCACGCTACGCCAGCGCCCGGACGCGCGCCGGCAACTTCGACGCGCTCTACCGCGACCTGGCGGACATCGTCGCGTTGCGCAGCACCGAAGACTGGCTGGCGCTGCTGGCCAACGCCGACATTCCGCACTCGCGCGTCAACCCGCCCGAGGCACTGTTCGACGACCCGCACCTGGCCGCCACCGGCTTTTTCCAGCGGGTCGAGCATCCCACCGAAGGCACGCTCACGGCCACCGCGATCCCGGTGCGCTTCTCGCGCACGCCCGGGTCGATCCGCCGCCTGGCGCCGCGCCAGGACGCGGATCGCGATATGCTCGATCCGGATTGA
- a CDS encoding LysR family transcriptional regulator encodes MNITLKQLRVFCALYELRSFTAAARAAFVTQSAVSKLCAELEAEVGQPLFERSTRSVTPCEGAADFYAYAQEILGTVRAAERSMSGLRSLERGVVGVACSPMMMVGLLGGVIARYHRRHPGVKLDLFELNTDETIEHVRHGRADFGIVSTDIDGDELAARVIYRDTMHAAYAPGHPLARREQLRWADLAAHEHITLRNVYSVRRAVDRISGELDLQFQSGIEAGMLTSVLNLARAGLGITVVPGYVCAFARQLGLVTAPIGGAGQRGHALWLIQRHSARLSLAADAFLADLEKTLRAREAAPDPTRYDEDAAEP; translated from the coding sequence ATGAACATCACCCTGAAGCAGTTGCGCGTGTTCTGCGCGCTCTACGAGTTGCGCAGCTTCACCGCCGCCGCCCGCGCCGCCTTCGTCACGCAATCGGCCGTCAGCAAGCTGTGCGCCGAACTCGAGGCCGAAGTCGGCCAGCCGCTGTTCGAGCGCTCGACCCGCAGCGTCACGCCCTGCGAGGGCGCGGCCGACTTCTATGCCTATGCCCAGGAGATCCTGGGCACGGTGCGCGCCGCCGAACGCAGCATGTCCGGGCTGCGCTCGCTGGAGCGCGGCGTGGTCGGCGTGGCCTGCTCGCCGATGATGATGGTCGGCCTGCTGGGCGGGGTGATCGCGCGCTACCACCGCCGCCATCCGGGCGTGAAGCTGGACCTCTTCGAACTGAACACCGACGAGACCATCGAGCACGTGCGCCACGGGCGCGCCGACTTCGGCATCGTCTCCACCGACATCGACGGCGACGAGCTGGCCGCGCGCGTAATCTACCGCGACACCATGCATGCCGCCTACGCGCCCGGCCATCCGCTGGCGCGCCGCGAACAGCTGCGCTGGGCCGACCTGGCCGCGCACGAGCACATCACGCTGCGCAACGTCTACAGCGTGCGGCGCGCCGTCGACCGCATCAGCGGCGAACTCGACCTGCAATTCCAGTCCGGCATCGAGGCCGGCATGCTGACCTCGGTGCTGAACCTGGCGCGGGCCGGCCTGGGCATCACCGTGGTGCCCGGCTACGTCTGCGCCTTCGCGCGCCAGCTGGGCCTGGTCACCGCGCCCATCGGCGGCGCCGGCCAGCGCGGCCATGCGCTGTGGCTGATCCAGCGCCACAGCGCGCGCCTGTCATTGGCGGCGGACGCCTTCCTGGCGGACCTGGAAAAGACGCTGCGCGCGCGCGAGGCCGCGCCCGACCCGACCCGCTACGACGAGGACGCCGCCGAACCGTGA